From the genome of Miscanthus floridulus cultivar M001 unplaced genomic scaffold, ASM1932011v1 os_2558_1_2, whole genome shotgun sequence, one region includes:
- the LOC136535135 gene encoding uncharacterized protein — translation MSGDDRSWMRLPRSSTEWQNKFMQFLDRTYSGTSRGGTAACPCRKCLCMSHRTRAVLQIHVLSTGFAESFIMEGEGSADVVFHNEDAGPSDVQVHNDDPAAADVQVQNDDEGAPHDSGVDNEEGGAPSEDDEASNLIKSLIRGEIRGEIGDEDEPNEQAKVFFKLLQEAKKELYPGCEDGTKISFIVELFQVKCMYGISNKALEGVLFLISKFLPKGHCVPNTMEKVQRVVRDLGLDYIKIDACENHCVLFWKEYEKLDICPKCKASRWKTDDRGDGHVNDGHDKKRRRVPVKILRYFPLTPRLRRLYMSESTSSEMRWHEEGRIDDGKLRHPADSTAWKHVDNMFPQFKEARNVRLGLASDGFNPFGMQNVTYSCWPVILIPYNLPPWLYEKQSYWIMSMLIPGKKTPGMNIDVYLRPLIDELKALWNTGVNCRDVKAKENFTLRAMLLWTINDFPAYAMLSGWSTKGKFACPYCHKDTDYLWLKHGKKFCYMGHRRFLPLDHPWRMNKMSFNNEEETREALVPLSGQDVLDQYATFHPTGFGKDISKKRKRDEDARWHNWRKKSIFFELPYWSSLIIRHNLDVMHIEKNICESILGTLLEIEGKCKDSENARLDMEHLGIRQDQHPVIDDDTYTLPAALYSLDKDDKRILCQFLQGVKMPDGFCSNLKRCVDDKTCKVSGLKTHDYHIILQKLLPLVIRRILPEDVARPLIELSRFFSALCSNELVPADLDKLDSSIKETLCQLEMVFPPAFFDIMIHLPVHLVEEAKLGGPVCYRWMYPVERYLRTAKGYVRNKAQPEGSIAEAYIAEECLTFCSRFFDVDTKLSRADRHENTVVNEPPSGLSIFSEIDYKRRGNKLKNLEKVELQKMRHYIITNCDEARKWVEEHKTQLTRDSSINIKKRHKEHFVRWFEIEIAKLYEKGEASKLMHALSQGPDPRARVLNRVHINNWLFWTTAIEKSLVTQNSGVLVKGDDSIGNMTWYGVIRNIISLEFPQEKEVILFQCDWYDVPATSTSRSRGYTRDKFGIIDIATSMFRYSDEPYILASNAEPVFYVPIVNKPRWSTVVLVRPRNLFSMPDTGNDADALDVGIQEMNESGQGQEFLNWSRQDRAGTTGSAAIINQVRSEAIPEPVDDYIGDDDSDDDDTYIDDGVIAPVMEENIEDDFFA, via the exons ATGTCAGGCGATGATAGGAGTTGGATGCGCTTGCCTCGTTCTTCAACCGAGTGGCAGAACAAATTCATGCAGTTTTTGGACAGGACATATAGTGGCACTTCGAGGGGTGGAACTGCAGCATGTCCGTGCCGTAAATGTCTATGCATGTCACACAGAACACGGGCTGTGCTTCAGATTCATGTCCTTTCAACAGGGTTTGCTGAAAGTTTTATAATGGAAGGGGAAGGTTCAGCTGATGTGGTTTTTCACAATGAAGATGCAGGACCTAGTGATGTACAAGTACACAATGACGACCCAGCAGCAGCAGATGTACAAGTACAGAACGATGATGAAGGTGCACCACATGATTCTGGAGTAGACAATGAAGAAGGCGGCGCACCGAGTGAAGATGATGAGGCCAGTAATTTGATTAAATCCCTAATCAGAGGTGAAATACGAGGAGAGATCGGTGATGAAGACGAGCCGAACGAGCAAGCCAAGGTCTTCTTCAAGTTACTACAGGAGGCAAAAAAGGAATTATATCCAGGTTGCGAAGATGGTACAAAGATATCTTTTATTGTGGAACTTTTCCAGGTTAAGTGCATGTATGGGATAAGTAACAAAGCATTGGAGGGGGTACTCTTTCTGATCTCAAAGTTTCTCCCTAAAGGTCATTGTGTCCCAAACACAATGGAGAAAGTGCAAAGGGTGGTTCGCGATCTAGGCTTGGACTATATCAAGATAGATGCATGTGAGAATCATTGTGTGTTATTTTggaaggaatatgagaagctggATATATGCCCCAAATGTAAAGCATCTAGGTGGAAAACAGATGACCGTGGTGATGGCCATGTGAACGATGGTCATGATAAGAAACGTCGTCGTGTCCCAGTCAAAATCCTTCGGTACTTCCCTCTCACACCTCGGCTACGCAGACTGTACATGTCAGAGAGCACGTCATCAGAAATGCGTTGGCATGAGGAAGGAAGAATAGATGATGGCAAACTACGTCATCCTGCTGACTCCACGGCATGGAAGCACGTGGACAATATGTTTCCACAATTTAAAGAAGCTCGTAACGTTCGACTGGGTCTTGCTTCTGATGGCTTCAACCCATTTGGTATGCAAAATGTTACTTATAGTTGTTGGCCTGTTATCCTAATACCTTACAATTTGCCTCCTTGGTTGTATGAGAAACAATCTTATTGGATCATGTCGATGTTGATACCTGGCAAGAAAACTCCTGGAATGAATATTGATGTTTACTTGAGGCCCCTCATTGATGAGTTGAAGGCGCTGTGGAATACTGGTGTTAATTGTAGGGATGTAAAGGCAAAGGAAAACTTTACACTCCGTGCTATGCTACTTTGGACAATCAATGACTtccctgcatatgcgatgctttctgGTTGGAGCACAAAAGGAAAATTTGCATGTCCTTACTGTCACAAGGATACAGATTATTTGTGGTTGAAACATGGGAAGAAGTTCTGCTACATGGGACATCGTCGGTTTTTGCCCTTAGACCATCCATGGCGCATGAACAAGATGAGCTTCAACAATGAAGAGGAAACCAGAGAGGCTCTAGTTCCACTGTCTGGTCAAGATGTATTAGACCAATATGCAACTTTTCATCCAACGGGATTTGGAAAGGACATATCAAAAAAGAGGAAGCGTGATGAAGACGCAAGATGGCacaattggaggaagaagagtattTTTTTTGAGCTCCCCTACTGGTCTTCTTTGATCATAAGGCATAATTTGGACGTGATGCATATTGAGAAAAACATATGCGAGAGCATATTAGGGACTTTGCTTGAAATTGAAGGGAAATGTAAGGACAGCGAGAATGCCCGCCTTGACATGGAACATCTTGGGATCAGGCAAGATCAGCATCCTGTGATTGATGATGACACGTACACCTTGCCAGCAGCGTTGTACTCTctagacaaggatgacaagaggaTTTTATGCCAATTtcttcaaggagtgaagatgcctGATGGGTTCTGCTCCAATTTAAAGAGATGTGTTGACGATAAAACATGTAAGGTGTCTGGACTCAAAACTCATGACTACCATATTATTCTACAAAAACTATTGCCCTTAGTCATTAGAAGGATTTTGCCAGAAGATGTTGCCAGGCCATTGATTGAGCTCAGTAGGTTCTTCAGTGCACTTTGTTCAAATGAGTTGGTGCCAGCAGATCTTGACAAACTAGACAGTTCAATTAAAGAGACTCTTTGTCAGCTTGAGATGGTTTTCCCGCCTGCATTTTTTGACATAATGATTCATTTACCGGTCCATCTAGTTGAAGAGGCTAAACTAGGAGGGCCCGTGTGTTACAGATGGATGTATCCAGTAGAGAGGTATCTACGTACTGCTAAAGGATATGTCAGGAACAAGGCACAACCAGAAGGATCAATAGCCGAGGCATACATAGCTGAGGAGTGTCTTACATTTTGCTCTCGATTCTTCGACGTCGACACCAAGCTGAGTCGAGCTGATCGTCATGAAAATACAGTTGTGAATGAGCCTCCAAGTGGTCTAAGCATATTTAGTGAAATTGATTACAAGAGGAGAGGAAATAAGCTTAagaatttggagaaagttgaactTCAAAAGATGAGGCACTACATAATTACTAATTGTGATGAAGCCAGAAAATGGGTAGA GGAGCATAAGACACAACTAACAAGGGATAGTTCAATTAACATTAAAAAACGACACAAGGAGCATTTTGTAAGATGGTTTGAAATCGAG ATAGCAAAACTATATGagaaaggggaagcaagtaaaCTGATGCATGCCCTTTCTCAAGGACCTGACCCTCGAGCTCGTGTGTTGAATAGAGTGCACATCAATAATTGGCTATTTTGGACAACTGCCATAGAGAAAAGTCTCGTGACACAAAATTCTGGTGTCCTTGTGAAGGGTGACGATAGTATAGGCAACATGACCTGGTATGGAGTCATTAGAAATATAATCTCACTGGAATTcccacaagaaaaagaagttatATTATTTCAGTGTGATTGGTATGATGTGCCGGCTACCAGTACCAGCAGAAGCAGAGGGTACACTAGGGACAAATTTGGTATTATCGACATTGCTACTTCCATGTTTAGATATTCAGATGAACCTTACATTCTTGCTTCAAACGCTGAACCGGTGTTTT